In one Juglans regia cultivar Chandler chromosome 11, Walnut 2.0, whole genome shotgun sequence genomic region, the following are encoded:
- the LOC109008241 gene encoding monothiol glutaredoxin-S2-like: MDVVTRLVAEKPVVIFSKSSCSCMSHSIKSLIGGFGANPAVYDVGGIPNGRQIERALSEMGCQLPAVFIGQTFIGGTREVMSLNLRSELVPLLKRAGAIFL; this comes from the coding sequence ATGGATGTAGTGACGAGGTTGGTGGCCGAGAAACCTGTTGTCATCTTCAGCAAAAGCTCCTGTTCTTGCATGAGCCACTCGATCAAGTCTCTCATAGGTGGCTTTGGGGCTAATCCTGCAGTTTATGATGTGGGTGGGATCCCAAATGGACGGCAGATTGAAAGGGCACTGTCAGAAATGGGGTGTCAGCTACCGGCAGTGTTCATAGGGCAAACTTTCATTGGTGGTACAAGAGAGGTCATGAGTCTCAACCTCAGGAGCGAGCTTGTCCCCTTGCTTAAAAGGGCTGGAGCTATATTTCTCTAA